A single region of the Drosophila takahashii strain IR98-3 E-12201 chromosome 2R, DtakHiC1v2, whole genome shotgun sequence genome encodes:
- the LOC108068342 gene encoding angiopoietin-related protein 1-like: MSQNEILENIEGEVNNMNKTVKGLRDQIDNNEEVINVKNGEIRRQSAVVKEQANKIGNLTEDITELQSKIAISDQSQILMNLESELMRQIQTKDDEKTWITIQKRFDGSENFNRKWADYKKGFGDPSGEFFIGLDIIHAMTHSRPHELMIKLEMINGSTGYAHYDHFEIGNEKEYFELKSLGKCTGTAGDSLSETGLHLKFSTLDRDNDLSSSNCAESHGGGWWYKHCSQSMLNGEYKKDGRRKLSHTYGIHWGTFQNNDWSISLTFAEMMIRAKRDSDKNV; this comes from the exons ATGTCGCAAAATGAAATTCTAGAGAATATAGAAGGCGAGGTAAATAATATGAACAAAACTGTTAAGGGCTTACGTGATCAAATCGATAACAATGAAGAGGTAATAAATGTCAAGAACGGAGAAATTAGAAGACAAAGTGCAGTAGTCAAGGAACAAGCTAACAAAATTGGCAATTTGACAGAAGATATTACAGAGTTGCAAAGTAAAATCGCCATCAGTGATCAAAGCCAAATTCTAATGAATTTAGAAAGCGAG TTAATGAGGCAAATCCAAACCAAAGATGATGAAAAGACTTGGATTACTATTCAAAAACGGTTTGACGGCTCTGAAAACTTCAACCGAAAGTGGGCCGATTATAAGAAGGGATTCGGGGACCCAAGTGGAGAATTTTTTATCGGTCTAGATATAATACATGCCATGACGCATTCACGACCACACGAGCTTATGATAAAGCTTGAGATGATTAATGGAAGCACGGGCTATGCTCACTACGATCATTTCGAAATTGGGAACGAAAAAGAGTATTTCGAACTAAAATCGCTGGGAAAATGCACTGGTACAGCCGGTGATTCACTCTCAGAAACAGGACTTCACCTTAAGTTCAGCACCCTAGATAGGGATAATGACTTAAGCTCTTCAAATTGCGCTGAATCTCACGGTGGTGGCTGGTGGTATAAACACTGTTCACAgag TATGCTAAATGGAGAATACAAAAAAGATGGCCGACGAAAATTGAGCCATACCTACGGTATTCATTGGGGAACCTTTCAAAACAATGACTGGTCGATCTCGTTGACCTTTGCTGAAATGATGATTAGAGCCAAAAGGGATTCGGATAAGAATGTGTAA